One stretch of Nicotiana tabacum cultivar K326 chromosome 18, ASM71507v2, whole genome shotgun sequence DNA includes these proteins:
- the LOC107832440 gene encoding mitochondrial outer membrane import complex protein METAXIN, whose translation MEEAKEREKLTLVTRKSSFGLPTSCPNCLPVYLYLKFSKTPFDLAFNLINPDSDQIPYVESGTYVAYNNEKGGVIRSLIEDSFVDLDSQVRGIPEWVSAKAMVDSWLADAILYELWVGSDGSSAHKIYYSDLPWPLGKILYLKQVHVAKQILGITKDNAGRREEEIYRNANDAFSALSTRLGEQAYFFDNRSTSLDAVFLGHALFTLYALPENSVLRSKLLEHDNLVRYTEKHKLELVDSSASSSSGTQSPSDPSSVPRRPSQWSSKPKSKSKREKTEEEKKFRRRAKYFLVTQLVAVLVFLSLLGGSGDAEVELDEDDYE comes from the exons ATGGAAGAAGCAAAGGAGAGAGAAAAGCTGACACTGGTGACCCGAAAATCCAGTTTCGGACTACCCACTTCTTGCCCCAATTGTTTGCCCGTTTATCTTTACCTCAAATTCTCCAAAACCCCATTTGATTTGGCTTTCAATCTCATTAACCCCGATTCTG ACCAAATACCTTATGTTGAATCTGGTACATACGTAGCCTACAACAATGAGAAGGGTGGAGTTATCCGCAGTTTAATCGAAGACAGTTTCGTTGATTTGGACTCCCAAGTCCGTGGTATACCTGAATGGGTATCAGCAAAGGCTATGGTTGATTCATGGCTTGCAGATGCCATTTTGTATGAACTATGGGTGGGTTCTGATGGAAGTTCTGCACACAAGATTTATTACTCAGATCTCCCATGGCCACTTGGAAAAATTTTGTACTTAAAGCAAGTTCATGTTGCAAAACAAATTCTTGGTATTACAAAAGATAATGCTGGAAGAAGAGAGGAAGAG ATTTACAGGAATGCTAATGATGCCTTTAGTGCTTTATCAACTAGATTAGGGGAGCAAGCCTATTTCTTTGATAACAG GTCAACAAGTTTGGATGCAGTTTTCCTCGGGCATGCACTTTTTACACTGTATGCATTACCA GAAAATTCAGTGCTCCGAAGCAAGCTCTTGGAACATGATAATCTTGTAAGATACACTGAGAAGCATAAACTTGAATTGGTAGATTCTAGTGCATCATCATCTTCTGGCACACAATCCCCGAGTGATCCTTCATCAGTGCCAAGGCGTCCTTCACAATGGA GTTCGAAACCCAAAAGCAAATCTAAGAGGGAAAAAACTGAGGAAGAGAAGAAGTTTCGTAGAAGAGCTAAATATTTTTTGGTCACTCAACTGGTTGCAGTTTTAGTTTTCCTCTCTCTCCTTGGAGGATCCGGTGATGCTGAAGTGGAGCTTGATGAAGACGACTATGAATGA